The Fulvivirga ligni genome window below encodes:
- a CDS encoding monodechloroaminopyrrolnitrin synthase PrnB family protein gives MQRTLNKSFFWEKKLFVQRSQDLAIADLDPLNMDEFFKLLPEYNQQGDVDKLVSGLYKYIPYPDKLAKFSYEESIAAMRDIGILLGSIKKHGLEPVEQVPELDYILDVLSEKTDLPPRDTLLHYSVWNPAGDRMRTYTHYTDERGLIDSVKMSMEPVVKGIHYLIELHHTDIDSKEFALICHMADACFKKMVEAIVHARRNVDTTVFSKVLRFYYDPIQLYGRDYLGPGAVEMPVFIYDHLLWGSDCGDEEYDIFQNTYLPYILPQLRDVYYNYKGQESLASKVMSKLISKEVSVNVKESAEALRNMFMTLSSFRMPHKHMAEEAYQKQDDRSTGSGGYSTGILGAIIQLMSRKRQELEATMRLSGFLNNKNSAKRKMTGS, from the coding sequence ATGCAGCGAACGCTTAACAAGTCCTTTTTCTGGGAAAAGAAGTTATTCGTGCAAAGAAGTCAAGATCTGGCAATAGCAGATCTTGACCCTTTGAACATGGATGAATTTTTCAAACTTCTTCCAGAATATAACCAACAAGGAGATGTGGATAAGCTTGTCTCAGGACTTTACAAGTATATTCCGTATCCAGATAAGCTGGCAAAGTTTAGCTATGAAGAGTCTATCGCTGCCATGCGAGATATAGGCATCCTATTAGGGTCTATTAAGAAGCATGGATTGGAGCCTGTAGAACAGGTGCCCGAGTTAGATTACATACTAGATGTTTTAAGTGAAAAAACCGACCTACCACCCAGGGACACTTTATTGCATTACTCCGTTTGGAATCCGGCCGGAGATAGAATGCGAACCTACACTCATTATACCGATGAGCGAGGGTTAATTGATAGTGTAAAAATGTCAATGGAGCCTGTTGTTAAAGGCATCCATTATTTGATAGAGTTACATCATACAGATATTGACTCTAAGGAATTTGCTTTAATCTGTCATATGGCAGATGCTTGTTTCAAGAAAATGGTTGAGGCCATTGTTCATGCCAGGCGAAATGTGGATACTACAGTGTTTTCAAAAGTACTGAGGTTTTATTATGATCCTATTCAGTTATACGGAAGGGATTACTTAGGGCCGGGCGCAGTGGAAATGCCGGTATTCATCTACGATCACCTATTGTGGGGTTCTGACTGTGGAGATGAGGAATATGATATTTTCCAGAATACATACCTTCCTTATATTTTGCCTCAGCTAAGAGATGTTTACTATAACTATAAGGGGCAGGAATCTCTGGCTTCTAAAGTGATGAGTAAGTTGATCAGCAAAGAAGTGTCAGTTAATGTGAAAGAGTCTGCTGAGGCACTAAGAAACATGTTTATGACTTTGTCTAGCTTTAGAATGCCTCATAAGCATATGGCTGAAGAGGCGTATCAAAAGCAAGATGACAGAAGTACTGGAAGTGGCGGATATAGCACCGGAATTTTAGGAGCTATCATTCAGCTGATGAGCAGAAAGAGACAAGAGTTAGAAGCTACTATGAGATTATCAGGCTTCTTAAACAATAAAAACTCTGCTAAGAGAAAAATGACAGGTTCTTAA
- a CDS encoding EthD family reductase, whose product MSSKIQILSFILTLLLFTACQSDNAKAPHALKQGMNKVTILYPNGEGKTFDFDYYKASHMPMVAGFLGDNLKFYEIDKGLAGRTPGDAVPYLAVGYFYISDISEYNKAIAANRDAIVNDFKNYTNIQPVIQIGEIQELVE is encoded by the coding sequence ATGTCTTCTAAAATTCAAATTCTTTCCTTTATTCTCACTTTATTATTATTCACAGCCTGCCAATCTGATAATGCTAAGGCTCCACATGCGCTAAAGCAGGGTATGAACAAGGTAACGATCCTTTATCCTAATGGAGAAGGAAAAACCTTCGATTTTGATTATTACAAAGCCAGTCATATGCCCATGGTTGCAGGTTTTTTAGGTGATAATTTGAAGTTTTATGAAATAGATAAAGGATTGGCCGGTAGGACACCTGGCGATGCTGTTCCATACCTGGCTGTAGGATATTTTTATATAAGCGATATCTCGGAATACAATAAAGCTATTGCCGCCAATAGAGATGCAATAGTTAATGATTTTAAGAATTACACTAATATTCAGCCAGTTATACAGATCGGGGAGATTCAGGAGTTGGTGGAGTAA
- a CDS encoding FG-GAP repeat domain-containing protein: MKIIFSIILFLTIYHSIKAQNTTYETIPLPEAEYAVYLYDSNLLTDRLTYQYANKWDIDNDGTMDSISFIGNGGAHVYFHLEVKTSSDNIWTRFPTFYIDMPYLFKEMTDITQFLVMDFDNDGVDEIYLDIDNPFGSIPEILQKEGITSNQLLIEFEDGKIRVKNF, from the coding sequence ATGAAAATAATATTTTCTATAATATTATTCTTAACTATTTATCATTCGATCAAAGCACAAAACACGACCTATGAAACTATTCCCCTTCCAGAGGCTGAATATGCGGTATATTTATATGACTCGAATTTATTAACCGATAGGCTCACATATCAATATGCAAATAAATGGGATATTGATAATGATGGCACAATGGATTCAATCTCCTTCATAGGAAATGGAGGAGCACATGTTTATTTTCATCTTGAGGTTAAAACAAGTTCAGATAATATATGGACAAGATTTCCAACCTTCTATATTGATATGCCATATTTATTTAAAGAAATGACGGATATAACTCAATTTCTTGTGATGGATTTTGATAATGATGGTGTTGATGAAATTTATTTAGATATTGACAATCCGTTTGGTTCTATTCCTGAAATTTTGCAAAAAGAAGGAATAACTTCAAATCAGCTACTGATTGAATTTGAAGATGGCAAAATTAGGGTTAAGAATTTCTAA
- a CDS encoding alkaline phosphatase, protein MRKTVLTLFFLSLMFMLKAQKYPTSSIFAHNDYHRSVPLYIAYQQRVGFIEADVFLRDDQLLVAHSTDEIQANRTLESLYLKPLNDIISRNKGLAYHDSQQKLMLFIDLKNDGYNALKAIVAEVEKYPILINCPTFGIAVSGDMPSTEVWDEFPKFIEFDGRTHLQYTPEQLERVPMISMGLGNLTQWNGKGVLTKEDESKVKAIIDQVHKLGKPIRFWGTPDFTNAWIEFRKLGVDILNTDKVQEAAEFLNGAEKNYYQNTERHSVYEPQHAFKRKNPKNVILLIGDGTGLSQWYAGYTANGGALNVFQIKSLGYAVTNASDSYITDSAAGATAMATGKKTNNRYIGMDADGHRLTSITEILKDEGFNTAIISSGDITDATPASFYAHQKERSLSEAIALDFLKSKNDILIGGGYDHFIKRSDEKNLKKELEKAGYFVSDNFQAMDGSHQKMVILDEAAKASMQNGRGDFLTQALTKSIQALQKTSQPFFIMEESAQVDWGGHSNDLPYVVQEVLDLDKTIGEAMKFVDQNQETLLIITADHETGGLSLVGGDLQQGAVRSHFSTNDHTGVMVPVFAYGPGAENFQGVYANTEIFTKILGVLKLSSQ, encoded by the coding sequence ATGAGAAAAACCGTACTTACCCTCTTCTTTTTGAGCCTAATGTTCATGCTTAAAGCACAGAAATATCCTACCTCCAGCATTTTTGCTCATAATGATTATCACCGATCGGTTCCACTTTATATCGCTTACCAACAGCGAGTGGGCTTTATTGAGGCAGATGTTTTCTTAAGGGATGATCAGCTATTGGTGGCGCATAGTACTGATGAGATTCAGGCCAACCGCACCTTGGAAAGCCTTTATTTAAAACCTTTGAATGACATTATCTCCAGAAACAAAGGCTTGGCTTATCACGATTCGCAGCAAAAACTCATGCTATTTATAGACTTGAAAAATGATGGTTACAATGCATTGAAAGCAATAGTGGCAGAGGTGGAAAAATATCCAATCCTTATTAATTGCCCTACTTTTGGTATAGCGGTCAGTGGTGATATGCCTTCAACTGAGGTTTGGGATGAATTTCCAAAATTTATTGAATTCGATGGTCGTACACACCTGCAATATACCCCGGAGCAGCTGGAAAGAGTACCTATGATCAGCATGGGATTAGGTAATCTTACCCAATGGAACGGTAAAGGAGTGCTTACTAAAGAAGATGAAAGTAAGGTGAAGGCGATCATTGATCAGGTTCATAAGCTCGGTAAGCCCATTAGGTTTTGGGGTACACCTGATTTCACTAATGCCTGGATAGAATTTAGAAAGCTAGGAGTAGATATTCTCAATACAGATAAAGTACAGGAGGCGGCCGAGTTTCTTAACGGTGCTGAGAAGAATTACTACCAAAATACGGAGCGACATAGTGTTTATGAGCCTCAGCATGCTTTCAAGAGAAAGAACCCTAAAAATGTGATTCTTTTGATTGGCGATGGCACTGGCCTTTCCCAATGGTATGCTGGTTATACAGCAAATGGTGGTGCGCTTAATGTGTTTCAGATTAAAAGTTTGGGCTATGCCGTAACCAATGCCAGTGATAGCTACATCACTGATAGTGCTGCCGGGGCCACTGCCATGGCTACCGGTAAGAAAACCAATAACCGATATATTGGCATGGATGCTGATGGACACAGGTTGACATCTATTACGGAGATATTGAAGGATGAAGGTTTTAATACCGCCATAATATCCAGTGGCGATATTACCGATGCCACACCGGCGTCGTTCTACGCCCATCAAAAGGAGAGAAGTTTAAGTGAGGCTATTGCTTTAGACTTTTTAAAAAGTAAAAATGATATTTTAATAGGTGGTGGCTATGATCACTTTATTAAAAGAAGCGACGAGAAGAATTTAAAAAAGGAACTGGAAAAGGCTGGTTATTTTGTTTCTGATAATTTTCAGGCTATGGATGGTAGCCATCAAAAAATGGTGATTTTGGATGAAGCTGCTAAAGCCTCTATGCAAAATGGACGTGGTGATTTTTTAACTCAGGCCCTAACGAAATCTATCCAAGCACTACAGAAGACTAGTCAACCTTTCTTTATTATGGAAGAATCAGCTCAGGTAGATTGGGGAGGGCATAGTAATGATCTGCCTTATGTAGTGCAAGAAGTCCTCGACCTGGATAAGACCATCGGTGAGGCCATGAAGTTTGTAGATCAAAATCAGGAAACTCTGCTAATTATCACGGCAGACCACGAAACCGGAGGCCTTTCTTTAGTTGGTGGAGACCTGCAACAAGGTGCTGTCAGATCACACTTTTCCACAAACGATCATACAGGAGTAATGGTGCCAGTTTTCGCTTACGGACCGGGAGCGGAAAACTTTCAGGGTGTTTATGCTAATACGGAAATTTTCACAAAGATTTTAGGGGTGTTGAAATTGTCTTCCCAGTAG
- a CDS encoding CBU_0592 family membrane protein, whose amino-acid sequence MEEIFFEALGWLSAFFFLYAYFNLVRGKWQGDDMIYHTFNFVGCILLVINTIYYYAWAATFINVAWGGIALYGMVKRKVGKS is encoded by the coding sequence ATGGAAGAGATATTTTTCGAGGCACTGGGCTGGCTGAGCGCATTTTTCTTTCTTTATGCGTATTTCAATCTGGTAAGAGGTAAGTGGCAGGGTGATGACATGATTTACCACACTTTCAATTTTGTAGGCTGCATATTATTGGTGATCAACACTATTTATTACTATGCCTGGGCAGCCACTTTTATCAACGTAGCCTGGGGTGGCATTGCACTTTATGGCATGGTGAAGCGGAAAGTTGGTAAAAGTTGA
- a CDS encoding DUF695 domain-containing protein, whose product MKIFKNLFAKKLPSSFSYEEFWEWFKTEDKNFFRVVKSGKNIESGFFQKLDPMLDKVHAGFFYLTGMIDENMAELIITADGDLKNMAFVEDLITAAPPIEGWRFTAHKPELDIKDVNIQMDGVKFNSDTLAFKPHVEESYPDAIKLAIYHKDSVKADKQVIINGSYIYLDNCLGEIRSITAIDYVEVEGWPDNEEGLVPINKIKDYIIWREKEFVEKYEGVKYNTEHDSYASYEAQFEDGTPLIATINTDLLAWDAKASHPWICIFTIVYDGKENNGFPTQDDFEAMDKIELEITDVLKDYLGYLNVGRQTGGDRRDIYFSCKDFREPSRVMERIEKKFGDQFKFELDIFKDKYWSIHERFTNPI is encoded by the coding sequence ATGAAAATTTTCAAGAACCTATTCGCTAAGAAATTGCCTTCATCTTTCTCTTATGAGGAATTCTGGGAATGGTTTAAAACAGAGGACAAGAACTTCTTCAGAGTTGTGAAGTCTGGTAAAAACATTGAAAGTGGTTTTTTTCAAAAGCTGGATCCAATGCTGGATAAAGTGCATGCAGGGTTCTTTTATTTGACCGGAATGATTGATGAAAACATGGCAGAGTTGATCATTACCGCTGATGGTGATCTGAAGAATATGGCTTTTGTTGAAGACTTAATTACTGCTGCTCCTCCTATTGAAGGTTGGCGATTTACGGCTCACAAACCTGAGCTGGACATCAAAGATGTTAATATCCAAATGGATGGGGTAAAGTTTAATTCAGATACCCTGGCCTTTAAACCACATGTTGAAGAGAGCTATCCCGATGCTATTAAACTAGCTATTTATCATAAGGACTCTGTTAAAGCTGATAAGCAAGTCATTATCAATGGATCTTATATTTATCTGGATAATTGTTTGGGTGAAATAAGGTCAATTACGGCTATCGATTATGTGGAAGTTGAGGGCTGGCCTGACAATGAAGAGGGGCTGGTTCCAATAAATAAAATTAAGGATTATATCATCTGGCGTGAGAAGGAGTTTGTGGAAAAGTATGAGGGTGTAAAATATAATACAGAACATGATTCTTACGCTTCGTATGAAGCACAATTTGAGGATGGAACCCCACTGATCGCAACCATTAATACTGATCTTTTAGCTTGGGATGCCAAGGCTTCACATCCTTGGATTTGTATTTTCACCATAGTTTATGATGGTAAGGAAAATAATGGATTTCCTACTCAGGATGATTTTGAAGCTATGGATAAGATAGAACTTGAAATCACAGATGTCTTAAAAGATTATTTAGGTTATCTTAATGTAGGTAGGCAAACAGGGGGCGATAGAAGAGATATTTATTTTTCATGTAAAGACTTTCGTGAGCCTTCCAGGGTGATGGAGCGAATAGAGAAAAAATTTGGTGATCAGTTTAAGTTTGAGCTTGATATATTTAAAGACAAATACTGGTCCATTCATGAAAGATTTACCAATCCTATTTAA
- the secDF gene encoding protein translocase subunit SecDF: protein MRNKGAVIVLTIVVTLLCIYYLSFTFVSRNIQQDAVQFATEESGVVDLGKKQAYLDSVYNIPVYNLFGIEYTYKEVKDTELSLGLDLQGGMHVTLEVSPIDIIKGLSGNSKDPAFLSAIEKAQQKQKESTEQFADLFIESYHETTEKPLANIFATAANRSRISRSDSDDAVMKVIKDEIDDAIDRSFIILRTRLDEFGTSQPNIQKLEDQGRIQIEIPGADNPERVRKLLQGVAKLEFWEVAQPTDINNALFAINDMLVNEQKAKASLKEDGTAATEEVAEQEEDLSSALSTEGDSTDEASSLDSALSGANDSTATEADSLSNRMSPLFELATGPLTYDVRDTTVIGSILRRADVQGLLPRSVKPLWAVKPFVDEQTDQEMLQLYFVQAGRGGAARLTGEVITDARQELDQYSRPAISMQMNALGTRVWAKMTAEASSKTPQGRIAIVLDNLVYSAPFVNGEIPNGNSQITGSFTMDEAKDLANILKAGSLPAPTRIVEEAIVGPTLGEVARNQGILSMLAGLAVVVIFMIGYYAKGGLVANIALVFNIFFILGILAQLQSALTLPGIAGIVLTIGMSIDANVLIFERIREEMRNGVKLKAAISAGYSKAFSSIVDANVTTALTAIILYALGQGPIKGFAITLMIGIACSFFTAVFITRVIVEWWTKKGDESNISFQTPFSKNLLSNFNIDFMGKRRMAYMISSVIIVIGMALVFINGLNLGVDFEGGRSYIVEFKDPIVATDMKVSLSNSLGEGGTEVKNFGSNNIVKVTTSYLVNDESDEADAQVQQAVISGIESFTGKSYVAEGSRVDSEHFTISGSSKVGATIADDIKDSSFEAGIFAIIAIFIYILIRFRKWQFSTGAIIALVHDSLFVFSAFGIAGVLGVKFEIDQVFVAALLTIIGYSINDTVVVFDRIREYLNLGTGRERLKVFNSAINSTMNRTIMTSFTTLIVVLILFIFGGEVLRGFSFALLVGIVVGTYSSIFIASPVVVDLDKKMIE, encoded by the coding sequence ATGCGAAACAAAGGTGCGGTTATTGTTTTAACCATAGTAGTAACGTTGCTTTGTATCTATTACCTGTCGTTTACTTTCGTTTCTAGAAATATTCAGCAGGATGCGGTACAGTTTGCAACCGAGGAGTCAGGGGTGGTTGACCTGGGTAAAAAACAAGCCTATTTAGATTCAGTTTATAATATTCCTGTATACAATCTATTTGGAATAGAATATACTTACAAAGAAGTAAAAGATACAGAGCTTAGCTTAGGTCTTGACCTTCAAGGTGGTATGCACGTTACTCTTGAAGTATCTCCTATTGACATTATAAAAGGTCTTAGCGGAAATAGTAAAGATCCTGCTTTCCTTTCTGCTATTGAGAAAGCTCAACAAAAGCAAAAAGAGAGTACAGAGCAATTTGCTGACCTTTTCATAGAGTCTTATCATGAAACTACTGAGAAGCCTTTAGCAAACATATTTGCTACTGCTGCTAACAGAAGCAGAATTAGCCGTAGTGATAGCGATGACGCTGTTATGAAAGTTATTAAAGATGAGATTGATGATGCTATTGACAGATCATTTATCATCTTAAGAACTCGTTTAGATGAGTTTGGTACTTCTCAGCCTAACATCCAGAAATTAGAAGATCAAGGTAGAATCCAAATCGAAATACCTGGTGCTGATAACCCTGAGAGAGTTAGAAAATTATTACAAGGTGTTGCTAAGTTAGAGTTCTGGGAAGTAGCTCAGCCAACTGATATCAACAATGCCTTATTTGCCATTAACGACATGCTTGTTAACGAGCAAAAGGCAAAAGCTTCTTTAAAAGAAGATGGAACAGCTGCTACTGAAGAAGTTGCAGAGCAAGAAGAAGATTTAAGCTCAGCTTTATCTACTGAGGGAGATTCTACAGATGAGGCTTCAAGTCTAGATTCAGCGCTTTCAGGTGCTAACGATTCTACAGCTACAGAGGCAGATTCTCTTTCAAACAGAATGTCGCCATTATTTGAGTTAGCTACTGGTCCATTAACATATGATGTGAGAGATACTACAGTAATTGGTTCTATTCTTAGAAGGGCAGATGTTCAGGGATTACTTCCAAGATCAGTGAAGCCACTTTGGGCTGTAAAACCTTTTGTTGATGAGCAAACTGACCAAGAAATGCTTCAGTTGTATTTCGTTCAAGCCGGACGTGGTGGTGCTGCAAGACTTACAGGTGAAGTGATTACAGATGCACGTCAAGAACTTGACCAATACAGCAGGCCAGCTATAAGCATGCAGATGAATGCTTTAGGTACTAGAGTTTGGGCTAAAATGACGGCAGAAGCTTCTAGCAAAACACCTCAAGGTAGAATTGCTATCGTACTTGATAATTTAGTGTATTCTGCACCTTTCGTAAACGGTGAGATTCCTAATGGTAACTCTCAGATCACTGGTAGCTTCACTATGGATGAGGCTAAAGATTTGGCGAATATATTAAAAGCTGGTTCTCTTCCTGCTCCTACAAGAATTGTAGAGGAGGCTATCGTAGGACCAACTCTTGGAGAGGTGGCGCGTAATCAGGGTATCCTTTCTATGTTAGCTGGTCTTGCAGTGGTAGTGATCTTCATGATCGGATACTATGCTAAGGGTGGTTTAGTAGCTAACATTGCGCTGGTATTCAATATCTTCTTTATCCTAGGTATCTTGGCTCAGCTTCAGTCTGCGCTTACCTTACCAGGTATTGCAGGTATCGTACTTACCATTGGTATGTCGATAGATGCTAACGTACTTATCTTCGAAAGAATAAGAGAAGAAATGAGAAATGGCGTGAAGCTTAAAGCTGCTATTTCTGCGGGTTATAGTAAGGCATTTAGCTCTATTGTGGATGCTAACGTAACCACCGCTTTAACGGCGATCATTCTTTATGCTTTAGGACAAGGACCAATTAAAGGTTTCGCTATTACCTTAATGATAGGTATTGCTTGTTCATTCTTTACTGCGGTATTCATTACCAGAGTAATTGTAGAATGGTGGACTAAGAAGGGTGATGAGAGCAATATTTCTTTCCAAACTCCTTTCTCTAAAAACTTGCTTTCTAACTTCAATATCGATTTCATGGGTAAGAGAAGAATGGCTTACATGATCTCTTCTGTGATTATCGTTATAGGTATGGCTTTGGTTTTCATCAACGGATTAAACCTTGGTGTTGATTTCGAAGGAGGTAGATCTTATATCGTAGAGTTTAAAGATCCTATTGTAGCTACAGACATGAAAGTTTCGTTAAGCAATAGCTTAGGCGAAGGTGGTACAGAGGTGAAAAACTTTGGTAGCAATAACATAGTGAAAGTAACTACTTCTTATTTGGTAAATGATGAGTCTGATGAGGCTGATGCACAAGTGCAACAGGCTGTGATTTCAGGTATAGAGTCATTTACAGGTAAGTCATATGTAGCTGAAGGTTCTAGAGTAGATAGTGAGCATTTCACAATTTCAGGATCTTCTAAAGTGGGTGCTACCATTGCTGATGATATTAAAGACTCTTCTTTTGAGGCTGGTATTTTCGCCATCATCGCTATCTTTATCTATATCTTAATCAGATTTAGAAAGTGGCAGTTCAGTACAGGTGCTATCATCGCATTGGTTCATGATAGTTTATTTGTATTCTCTGCTTTCGGTATAGCTGGTGTGTTAGGTGTTAAATTTGAAATAGATCAGGTCTTCGTGGCAGCCCTACTTACTATTATAGGTTATTCCATAAACGATACCGTGGTAGTATTTGATAGAATTAGAGAGTACTTAAACTTGGGTACTGGCAGAGAAAGATTGAAGGTATTTAACTCGGCTATCAATAGTACTATGAACAGAACGATTATGACCTCATTCACTACTTTGATAGTGGTTCTTATCCTATTCATTTTCGGTGGAGAGGTATTAAGAGGATTCTCTTTCGCTCTATTAGTGGGTATCGTAGTAGGTACTTATTCTTCAATATTTATAGCTTCTCCGGTAGTTGTAGATCTTGATAAGAAAATGATAGAATAG